GCTCGACCCGGCGCAGGAGCTGCGTGCTCGTCATGCCCATGCCGACCGCCGCCTCGCGAATGGCGGGATCGACGCCGGCGATTCCGACCACCGTGTTCCGCAGGATCGGCAGGATGGCGTACAGCGTGAGAGCGACCAGCGCCGTGCGCGTCCCGATGCCGAAGAAGGGAAGCGGGATGAGGAGGCCGAAGAGCGCCAGGCTCGGAATCGTCTGCACGACGTTGGCGGCGCCGAGGACCAGGCGCTGCCACGCCGGGCGCCGCGTGAGGAGGATGCCGAGCGGGACCGCGAGCGCCGTCGCCAGCGCGACCGAGACGACCACCAGGACGACGTGCTGCGCGGTCGCCTGCGCGATCTCGGCCGTCATAGGCCGCTCGCCTCCTTCAGCGCGCGGAGCACCGGCAGATCGCTCGCGCCGACCTCGGCCGCGCCGAGGCAGACGACCACGCGCCCGCGGTCGACGACCGCGACGCGATCCGCCACCCGCGTGGCCTCGCGGAGATCGTGCGTCACGAAGAGCGCCGTCTTGCGCAGGCGCCGCTGCAGGGCGTGGAACTCGCCCTGCAGCGCCCAACGCGTCACCGGGTCGAGGGCGCCGAAGGGCTCGTCGAGGAGGACGAGAGGTGGGTCGGCCGCGAGCGCGCGTGCGACGCCGACGCGCTGGCGCTGGCCGCCCGAGAGCTCGTGCGGGTAGCGAAGGCCGTACTCCGCGCGCGGCAGCCCGACCAGCTCCAGCATCTCCTCGCAGCGCGCGTCGATGCGGGCGTCCTCCCAGCCGGCCAGGACCGGGCCGAGGGCGACGTTCTCCGCCACGGTCATGTGCGGAAAGAGCCCGACCTCCTGGATGACGTAGCCGGTCCCGCGACGGAGCGCGATCGGATCCCATTCGGTCGTCGTGCGCCCGGCGACGCGCACGGCGCCTGCGCTCGGCAGGCGGAGCGCGTTCACGAGCTTCAGCGCCGTCGTCTTGCCGCTGCCGCTCGGGCCGATGAGCGCCATCGACTCGCCCTCGCGTACCTCGAGCGAGAAGCCCTCGAGGATCGTGGCGCCGCTCGGCGACCGCGCCCCGACGTCGTCGAAGGCGACGAAGCTCACGATCGCTCGGGCGCCCGCATGGCGTACACCCGCGTGAGGGCGACCTCGATCGTCACCACCTTGCGCGGCGCCCCGCTCCGCCCGCCGCGTGCGTCGCGCAGGCTGTCGGGCACCTCGCGCGCCCGCCCGTACACGATCGCGACCGCGCCGT
This DNA window, taken from Candidatus Eisenbacteria bacterium, encodes the following:
- a CDS encoding ABC transporter permease, translated to MTAEIAQATAQHVVLVVVSVALATALAVPLGILLTRRPAWQRLVLGAANVVQTIPSLALFGLLIPLPFFGIGTRTALVALTLYAILPILRNTVVGIAGVDPAIREAAVGMGMTSTQLLRRVELPLATSVILAGVRTATVIGVGLATIAAPIGAGGLGVLVFSGLASLDNRRLLAGAVPAALLALGADALLGGVERRLRWPR
- a CDS encoding ATP-binding cassette domain-containing protein, coding for MSFVAFDDVGARSPSGATILEGFSLEVREGESMALIGPSGSGKTTALKLVNALRLPSAGAVRVAGRTTTEWDPIALRRGTGYVIQEVGLFPHMTVAENVALGPVLAGWEDARIDARCEEMLELVGLPRAEYGLRYPHELSGGQRQRVGVARALAADPPLVLLDEPFGALDPVTRWALQGEFHALQRRLRKTALFVTHDLREATRVADRVAVVDRGRVVVCLGAAEVGASDLPVLRALKEASGL